One genomic region from Natrarchaeobius halalkaliphilus encodes:
- a CDS encoding winged helix-turn-helix domain-containing protein has protein sequence MSATNPNATRGCPSDDSPIDPLAVLGALDDDACRAILEATSDESLTATELSDRCDIPASTAYRKVEKLADAGLVEERVRINTSGKHATEYRKSFDDVVVSVADGESIEIEMTSATVESDAASPVAGD, from the coding sequence ATGTCTGCGACGAACCCCAACGCGACGCGAGGATGTCCGAGCGACGACTCCCCTATCGATCCCCTGGCCGTACTGGGCGCACTGGACGACGACGCGTGTCGAGCGATCCTCGAGGCGACGAGCGACGAATCGCTGACCGCGACGGAGCTTTCGGACCGCTGTGACATTCCGGCGTCGACGGCCTATCGAAAGGTCGAGAAACTGGCCGACGCCGGTCTCGTCGAGGAACGGGTTCGGATCAACACCTCCGGAAAACACGCGACCGAGTACCGAAAGTCGTTCGACGACGTCGTCGTCTCGGTCGCGGACGGCGAAAGTATCGAAATCGAAATGACGAGCGCTACTGTCGAATCCGATGCGGCGTCGCCCGTCGCCGGCGACTGA
- a CDS encoding metal-dependent hydrolase, with protein sequence MMATTHVFAGLVLAAIVALIAPQFAAVAAFAAILGGLFPDLDVVADHRKTLHYPVYYSALAVPTLLIAVVVPGPATVALAVFVLAAAGHSVADCVGGSHELKPWQAGSNRAVYSHYHGQWLEPRRWIGYDGSPGDLALSAVLAVPALFVFDGTVQVLVVGMLVVSIAYATLRRPVAAGVDWLVRRENQ encoded by the coding sequence ATGATGGCCACGACCCACGTTTTCGCGGGGCTCGTGCTCGCGGCGATCGTCGCGCTGATCGCCCCGCAGTTCGCCGCCGTCGCCGCGTTCGCAGCGATACTCGGCGGTCTCTTTCCCGACCTGGACGTCGTCGCGGATCACCGAAAGACCCTCCACTATCCCGTCTATTACTCGGCACTCGCCGTTCCGACGCTGTTGATCGCGGTGGTCGTCCCCGGACCCGCGACCGTCGCTCTGGCCGTCTTCGTCCTCGCGGCCGCCGGCCACTCCGTTGCCGACTGCGTCGGCGGCAGCCACGAGTTGAAACCCTGGCAGGCGGGGTCGAACCGGGCGGTGTACAGCCACTATCACGGCCAGTGGCTCGAGCCTCGGCGGTGGATCGGCTACGACGGCTCACCCGGCGACCTCGCGCTGTCGGCAGTACTGGCGGTGCCCGCGCTGTTCGTGTTCGACGGGACGGTTCAGGTGCTCGTCGTCGGAATGCTCGTGGTTTCGATCGCCTACGCGACGCTCCGACGACCCGTCGCCGCGGGTGTCGACTGGCTCGTCAGGAGAGAAAACCAGTGA
- a CDS encoding aldehyde ferredoxin oxidoreductase family protein, translated as MTELGGFQDTVARIDLSEESIDSESIDDEDARKYIGARGLGVKYVFEQGADVDPLGPENLLAFMNGPLSGTQVTMSGRIAVCTKSPLTGTVTDSHHGGWSGARLKWAGFDGLLVEGEADEPVYAYVEDGEVELRDASHLWGAGVHETRDRLEEEVDGAYGKNLSLMAIGPGGENGVKYACIINEDDRASGRGGTGCVMGSKNLKAIVVKSSTKMPKPADPETFKEGHQQAMTAIQESDVTAPNEGGLSMYGTNVLMNIGEEMDGLPTKNGRYTSTRSMREAEGVDIDAERVSGENVRENILVDEPTCHSCPVACKKEVEVQAMHKGEEMNVRTESYEYESAYALGPNSGHTDRDAVALMIDRCNDMGLDTIEAGNMMAMAMEMTEEGKLEGVGDLEWGDHETMIDMLERIARREDDLADLLAEGPRRVADRKGAHDNSLAVKGQTIAAYDPRCMKGMGIAYATSNRGACHLRGYTPAAEILGIPEKVDPYEWEGKGELTAAFQDLHAISDSFDICKFNAFAEGIEEYVLQYNGMTGLDVSEDDLLEAGERIYNLERYYNNLAGFDGDDDSLPERFLEGGIPGQGASEGEYCELEEMKDEYYDHRGWVDGVVPEEKLDALDIEIGPGTGVSGESGAAAPGDD; from the coding sequence ATGACAGAACTCGGCGGATTCCAGGACACGGTCGCACGCATCGACCTCTCCGAGGAGTCGATCGACTCCGAGTCGATCGACGACGAGGACGCACGGAAGTACATCGGTGCGCGCGGCCTCGGGGTGAAGTACGTCTTCGAACAGGGTGCCGATGTCGATCCGCTCGGTCCGGAGAACCTACTCGCGTTCATGAACGGGCCGCTGTCGGGGACCCAGGTGACGATGAGCGGCCGGATCGCCGTCTGTACGAAGTCGCCACTGACCGGCACCGTCACCGACAGCCATCACGGCGGCTGGTCCGGTGCGCGACTGAAGTGGGCCGGGTTCGACGGGCTCCTCGTCGAGGGCGAAGCCGACGAGCCGGTCTACGCCTACGTCGAAGACGGCGAGGTCGAACTTCGGGACGCCTCACACCTCTGGGGGGCTGGCGTCCACGAGACCCGCGACCGACTCGAGGAGGAAGTCGACGGCGCGTACGGCAAGAACCTCTCGCTGATGGCGATCGGCCCCGGCGGCGAGAACGGCGTCAAGTACGCCTGTATCATCAACGAAGACGATCGAGCGTCGGGACGCGGCGGAACGGGCTGTGTGATGGGGTCGAAGAACCTCAAAGCGATCGTCGTCAAGTCCTCGACGAAGATGCCAAAGCCCGCCGATCCGGAGACGTTCAAAGAGGGCCACCAGCAGGCCATGACGGCCATCCAGGAGTCGGACGTCACGGCACCGAACGAGGGCGGCCTCTCGATGTACGGCACCAACGTGTTGATGAACATCGGTGAGGAGATGGACGGACTCCCGACGAAAAACGGGAGGTACACGTCGACCAGGAGTATGCGCGAGGCCGAGGGCGTCGACATCGACGCCGAACGCGTCTCCGGCGAGAACGTCCGCGAGAACATCCTCGTCGACGAACCGACATGTCACTCCTGTCCGGTCGCCTGCAAGAAGGAAGTCGAGGTACAGGCGATGCACAAAGGCGAGGAGATGAACGTTCGGACGGAATCCTACGAGTACGAGTCGGCCTACGCACTCGGGCCGAACTCGGGACACACCGACCGCGACGCCGTCGCCCTCATGATCGATCGGTGCAACGACATGGGCCTCGACACGATCGAGGCGGGCAACATGATGGCGATGGCCATGGAGATGACCGAAGAGGGCAAACTCGAGGGCGTCGGGGACCTGGAGTGGGGCGACCACGAGACGATGATCGACATGCTCGAACGCATCGCTCGCCGCGAGGACGACCTCGCGGACCTGCTGGCCGAGGGACCACGTCGAGTTGCGGATCGGAAGGGGGCCCACGACAACTCGCTCGCGGTCAAGGGTCAGACGATCGCCGCCTACGATCCGCGCTGTATGAAAGGCATGGGAATCGCCTACGCCACCTCGAACCGCGGGGCGTGTCACCTTCGGGGATACACGCCCGCCGCCGAAATTCTCGGCATCCCCGAGAAGGTCGACCCCTACGAGTGGGAGGGCAAAGGCGAGCTCACCGCCGCGTTCCAGGATCTCCACGCCATATCCGACAGCTTCGACATCTGCAAGTTCAACGCCTTCGCAGAGGGGATCGAGGAGTACGTCCTCCAGTACAACGGCATGACCGGCCTGGACGTCAGCGAAGACGACTTACTCGAGGCCGGCGAGCGTATCTACAATCTGGAGCGCTACTACAACAACCTGGCCGGCTTCGACGGCGATGACGACTCGCTGCCCGAGCGTTTCCTCGAAGGCGGCATCCCCGGCCAGGGAGCGAGCGAGGGCGAGTACTGCGAACTCGAGGAGATGAAAGACGAGTACTACGACCACCGCGGCTGGGTCGACGGCGTCGTTCCCGAGGAGAAACTCGACGCCCTCGACATCGAGATCGGTCCCGGGACGGGAGTCAGTGGCGAAAGCGGTGCAGCCGCACCCGGCGACGACTAA